From one Streptomyces sp. CA-210063 genomic stretch:
- a CDS encoding response regulator transcription factor, whose translation MIRLLIADDEDLLRSALAALLALEDDLTVVAEAATSTDAVRLAREHRPDIAVLDLEMPPTDGLRAAEEIGAELPTRVIIVTRHARPAVLRRALSAGVRGFVPKTTPAARLAQIIRDVAAGRRYVDPDIAASALTEDDCPLSDRELQVLRAARTGASVAEIATEVHLAQGTVRNYLSAAMSKLGAPTRHAAAHHAWQQGWI comes from the coding sequence ATGATCCGGCTCCTCATCGCCGACGACGAGGACCTCCTCAGAAGCGCCCTGGCCGCCCTCCTCGCGCTGGAGGACGACCTGACCGTCGTGGCGGAGGCGGCCACGTCCACCGACGCGGTGCGGCTGGCCCGCGAGCACCGCCCGGACATCGCGGTGCTCGACCTGGAGATGCCGCCCACCGACGGGCTGCGCGCCGCCGAGGAGATCGGGGCCGAACTGCCCACCCGCGTCATCATCGTCACCCGGCACGCCCGCCCGGCGGTGCTGCGCCGGGCCCTCTCCGCCGGCGTACGCGGCTTCGTACCGAAGACCACCCCCGCCGCCCGGCTGGCACAGATCATCCGCGATGTCGCCGCCGGCCGCCGTTACGTCGACCCGGACATCGCCGCGTCCGCCCTCACCGAGGACGACTGCCCGCTCAGCGACCGCGAACTACAGGTCCTGCGCGCCGCCCGCACCGGCGCCTCGGTCGCCGAGATCGCCACCGAGGTCCACCTCGCCCAGGGCACGGTCCGCAACTACCTCTCCGCCGCGATGTCCAAGCTGGGCGCCCCCACACGCCACGCGGCGGCGCACCACGCGTGGCAGCAGGGCTGGATCTGA
- a CDS encoding sensor histidine kinase produces the protein MRDGASERGAGLTSLRRFTWWTVPGTTVCLLVVFFGAWVLDTDVPAWARVPTAVALVVDTVASAVLLGGWLTLSAAADDTRPVRPPRSWLTASVAATVVLAVLPLARRNYGLWAVAPAVTVAICATYLGPRHRRPLIVGAVLLAPLPGGAVSLAAGDGEVAYAALFPAGLVAFTVWMVLGPLWAWNIAGRLDRARRLEAESAVKDERLRFAADLHDIQGHHLQVIALKSELAARLVELDPGRAAAEMREVRQLSADALRDTRAVVRGYRRTTLDDEIAGAGKVLAAAGIDARTALEPASPAAGLGDSTRHLLGLVMREATTNVLRHSRARYAEVDYRVTEGRARLRVANDGADAYPAGTDGTGLTTLAERLRAAGGELTWHRDGDRFEVTATLPLDPGVQAGRTSTAESPGAPHSSSYPGPPQRPSSPEPPQRPNSSKPSQTPGHAKGAV, from the coding sequence GTGCGTGACGGGGCGAGCGAGCGCGGGGCGGGGCTGACGAGCCTCCGTCGTTTCACCTGGTGGACCGTGCCGGGGACCACCGTGTGTCTTCTGGTGGTGTTCTTCGGCGCATGGGTCCTGGACACGGACGTGCCCGCGTGGGCCCGCGTCCCGACCGCCGTGGCCCTCGTGGTCGACACGGTGGCGAGCGCGGTGCTGCTCGGCGGCTGGCTGACGCTGTCGGCCGCCGCCGACGACACGCGTCCCGTACGGCCGCCGAGGAGCTGGCTGACGGCCTCGGTCGCGGCAACGGTCGTGCTCGCGGTGCTGCCGCTGGCCCGGCGTAACTACGGGCTGTGGGCGGTCGCGCCCGCCGTCACCGTGGCGATCTGCGCGACCTACCTCGGCCCGCGCCACCGCCGGCCGCTGATCGTCGGCGCGGTGCTCCTTGCCCCGCTGCCGGGCGGCGCCGTCAGTCTGGCCGCCGGGGACGGGGAGGTGGCGTACGCCGCGCTCTTCCCGGCGGGCCTCGTCGCCTTCACCGTGTGGATGGTGCTCGGCCCGCTCTGGGCCTGGAACATCGCCGGACGACTGGACCGGGCTCGAAGGCTGGAGGCCGAGTCGGCGGTCAAGGACGAACGGCTGCGGTTCGCCGCCGACCTGCACGACATCCAGGGCCACCACCTCCAAGTCATCGCGCTGAAGAGCGAGTTGGCGGCCAGGCTCGTGGAGCTGGACCCGGGGCGGGCCGCCGCCGAGATGCGAGAGGTACGGCAGTTGTCGGCGGACGCCCTCCGGGACACGAGGGCCGTGGTGCGGGGCTACCGCCGTACGACACTCGACGACGAGATCGCGGGCGCGGGCAAGGTGCTGGCCGCGGCCGGCATCGACGCCCGTACGGCCCTCGAACCCGCCTCCCCAGCCGCCGGCCTGGGCGACTCCACCCGGCATCTGCTGGGCCTGGTCATGCGGGAGGCCACCACCAACGTGCTCCGCCACAGCCGGGCCCGGTACGCCGAGGTCGACTACCGCGTCACCGAGGGCCGGGCCCGGCTGCGCGTGGCCAACGACGGCGCCGACGCGTATCCCGCCGGCACGGACGGCACGGGGCTCACCACCCTCGCCGAGCGACTGCGGGCGGCCGGCGGCGAGTTGACCTGGCACCGCGACGGCGACCGCTTCGAGGTCACGGCCACGCTGCCGCTGGACCCCGGGGTCCAGGCCGGTCGGACGAGTACGGCCGAGTCGCCGGGTGCGCCGCACTCATCGAGCTATCCGGGGCCACCGCAGCGCCCGAGCTCTCCGGAGCCACCGCAGCGCCCGAACTCTTCGAAGCCCTCTCAGACCCCGGGTCACGCGAAGGGAGCGGTGTGA
- a CDS encoding maleylpyruvate isomerase N-terminal domain-containing protein: protein MGDGDSTVDGEDVRQVVALAVETLRRAASRDWEAAAGPLDWTCWETLEHLADDLFTYAARFGLATPPLSSLLPFRTSSDRSGGPANVFFVERAAGPEGLLTVVEACGGLLASVLRTAPSTTVAHHVFGPSDPEGFAAMAVVETVVHTQDIAEGLGLEWSPPQELCERVLKRLFPHVVSEPDLDGDAWQTLLWATGRIALPGRPRLTEWRWYGTRGA from the coding sequence ATGGGTGACGGGGATTCGACGGTCGACGGCGAGGACGTACGCCAAGTCGTCGCGCTGGCCGTCGAGACCTTGAGAAGGGCGGCGTCCCGGGACTGGGAGGCCGCGGCGGGCCCGCTCGACTGGACGTGCTGGGAGACGCTCGAACATCTCGCCGACGACCTGTTCACGTACGCCGCACGGTTCGGACTGGCGACGCCGCCGCTGTCATCGCTGCTGCCGTTCCGCACGAGCAGTGACCGGAGCGGTGGCCCGGCGAACGTCTTCTTCGTCGAGCGTGCGGCGGGCCCCGAGGGCCTGCTGACCGTGGTGGAGGCGTGCGGTGGCCTGCTCGCCTCCGTCCTGCGCACCGCCCCCTCGACCACGGTCGCCCACCATGTCTTCGGGCCCTCGGACCCGGAGGGCTTCGCCGCGATGGCCGTCGTGGAGACCGTCGTGCACACGCAGGACATCGCCGAGGGGCTCGGGCTGGAGTGGTCGCCGCCGCAGGAGTTGTGCGAGAGGGTCCTGAAACGGCTCTTCCCCCATGTCGTCTCCGAGCCCGACCTCGACGGTGACGCCTGGCAGACCCTGCTCTGGGCGACCGGACGTATCGCCCTCCCCGGCCGCCCCCGGCTCACCGAGTGGCGCTGGTACGGCACGCGGGGCGCGTGA
- a CDS encoding Tat pathway signal sequence domain protein — MRRTVLSATALAFTAVLATTLPAFADGTSPTPVPQDASAAPTPVPTTTAATDHPSPAETTKDATETDPTPVPSQVSVVPSGAPDTGATQESEGSGTGSVLAGTGATAVLLGGGAAIVLVRRRRANGA; from the coding sequence ATGCGCCGAACCGTCCTCAGTGCCACGGCACTCGCCTTCACCGCCGTGTTGGCGACCACGCTGCCCGCGTTCGCCGACGGTACGAGCCCGACTCCCGTGCCGCAGGACGCCTCCGCGGCGCCTACCCCGGTCCCGACCACCACCGCGGCTACCGATCATCCGTCCCCGGCCGAAACCACCAAGGACGCGACCGAAACGGATCCGACTCCGGTACCGAGCCAGGTCTCCGTCGTACCCAGCGGCGCGCCCGACACCGGTGCGACGCAGGAGTCGGAGGGGTCCGGCACCGGCTCCGTGCTGGCCGGCACGGGCGCCACCGCGGTGCTCCTCGGCGGCGGCGCGGCCATCGTTCTCGTACGCCGTCGGCGCGCGAACGGGGCGTGA
- a CDS encoding class F sortase has product MTLLSRRAFATAATASLLVGCDGRRTDRATTAPSPGTSPLPSSPSATGSARPLGRSVPVRLLIPAIEVDTPVIRLGLAPDGTVEVPPVTAHDRAGWYEHSPTPGGTGPSVILGHVTVGRYGDGVFRRLARLRRGDRIEARLENGTTPEFTVDSVRTVAKADFPADEVYGNVDRPALRLITCGGPRSGDEYRDNVIVFATLGATAR; this is encoded by the coding sequence GTGACGTTGCTCTCCAGGCGCGCCTTCGCCACCGCGGCGACGGCCTCACTGCTCGTGGGCTGCGACGGCCGACGGACCGACCGGGCCACGACCGCGCCCTCCCCGGGCACCTCGCCGCTCCCGTCCTCGCCGTCCGCCACCGGCTCCGCGCGTCCCCTCGGCCGTTCGGTCCCGGTCAGGTTGCTGATTCCGGCCATCGAGGTCGACACCCCGGTCATCCGGCTGGGGCTGGCCCCGGACGGCACCGTGGAGGTGCCGCCGGTCACGGCGCACGACCGGGCGGGCTGGTACGAGCACTCGCCGACACCGGGTGGGACCGGCCCGTCGGTGATCCTCGGCCATGTCACGGTCGGCCGCTACGGGGACGGGGTCTTCCGCCGTCTCGCACGGCTGCGGCGGGGCGATCGGATCGAGGCGCGCCTGGAGAACGGCACCACACCGGAGTTCACCGTCGACAGCGTACGGACGGTCGCCAAGGCCGACTTCCCGGCGGACGAGGTCTACGGAAACGTGGACCGCCCCGCACTGCGTCTCATCACCTGCGGCGGCCCCCGCTCGGGCGACGAATACCGCGACAACGTGATCGTCTTCGCCACGCTGGGCGCCACGGCCCGGTGA
- a CDS encoding RNA polymerase sigma factor: MKRSREKAASELFAALYPRLAGWCRRLVDDDETAHEIASEAFTRLWARWTSVAEPHGFLYVTAANLVRDHWRKLERERRAMHRATAEAAVRPQSLYAEQSDPSVRLLVQSLPERLRVPILLHYYADMPIREVSVLTGRKEGTVKADLHAARELLRAHLRRSLDHTP; this comes from the coding sequence TTGAAACGGTCCCGTGAGAAGGCCGCGTCCGAGCTGTTCGCCGCCCTCTACCCGCGCCTCGCCGGCTGGTGCCGTCGGCTGGTCGACGACGACGAGACGGCTCACGAGATCGCGTCGGAGGCGTTCACCCGGCTCTGGGCCCGCTGGACGTCCGTGGCGGAGCCGCACGGTTTCCTCTACGTCACCGCGGCCAACCTCGTCCGGGACCACTGGCGCAAACTCGAACGTGAACGCCGGGCGATGCACCGGGCCACCGCCGAGGCCGCGGTACGCCCGCAGTCCTTGTACGCCGAACAGTCCGACCCCTCGGTACGGCTGCTCGTGCAGTCGCTGCCGGAACGGCTGCGCGTCCCGATCCTGCTGCACTACTACGCTGACATGCCGATCCGGGAGGTGTCCGTGCTCACCGGACGCAAGGAAGGAACCGTCAAGGCCGACCTCCACGCGGCCCGCGAACTGCTCCGCGCCCATTTGAGGAGAAGCCTTGATCACACACCCTGA
- a CDS encoding alpha/beta hydrolase, producing the protein MRFTSEQRLDDGVLEREFTLGEIPGILWTPASASASAPAPLILVSPPPLGLRKMYPRLAGRARYYAAEYGFAAATIELPGSGERPRWAAAEQARADLRRVMEAGEPVGDEIVDALILPLVDRAVPEWQAALDALLSLPGIGGPVGYEGGVISIGVRLAVVEPRIVAAGFFAGSLVPAAMFEEARQVTVPLQVLLQWDDEGNDRQSALDLFDAFGSKEKTLHANLGGHTGVPHFELDAGARFFARHLK; encoded by the coding sequence ATGCGATTCACCTCTGAACAGCGCCTCGACGACGGCGTCCTCGAGCGCGAATTCACCCTCGGCGAGATCCCCGGCATCCTGTGGACGCCCGCATCCGCATCCGCATCCGCACCGGCGCCGCTGATCCTGGTCAGCCCCCCTCCCCTCGGACTGCGCAAGATGTACCCCCGGCTGGCGGGGCGGGCCCGGTACTACGCGGCGGAGTACGGCTTCGCCGCGGCCACCATCGAGCTCCCCGGGAGCGGTGAACGGCCCCGTTGGGCCGCCGCCGAGCAGGCACGCGCCGACCTGCGCCGGGTGATGGAGGCCGGCGAGCCGGTCGGCGACGAGATCGTCGACGCCCTCATCCTCCCGCTGGTCGACAGGGCGGTCCCGGAATGGCAGGCCGCCCTGGACGCCCTCCTGTCGCTGCCCGGGATCGGCGGCCCGGTCGGGTACGAGGGGGGAGTGATCTCCATCGGCGTCCGCCTCGCGGTGGTCGAGCCGCGCATCGTGGCCGCCGGTTTCTTCGCCGGGAGTCTCGTGCCCGCCGCCATGTTCGAGGAGGCCCGCCAGGTCACCGTTCCGCTGCAGGTCCTGCTGCAGTGGGACGACGAAGGGAACGACCGGCAGTCGGCCCTGGACCTGTTCGACGCCTTCGGCTCCAAGGAGAAGACCCTGCACGCCAACCTCGGCGGTCACACCGGCGTCCCGCACTTCGAACTCGACGCCGGGGCTCGGTTCTTCGCCCGGCACCTGAAGTGA